In Anopheles arabiensis isolate DONGOLA chromosome 2, AaraD3, whole genome shotgun sequence, the genomic window CTGATCTGCCATTGGCCAATCATCTTCGTATTCAGCTGAGCTGAACAGAGTCATGCCACAGAAGTACAGCATGAAATGGTTATACTCAACATCGCTTATTCTTCCCTTAAGGACAATCAAGCTAATGTTGTGCAAGAAGTAGTTGTACTCCAAACCTTTCCAAAAGCGTAAATATTTAAGGCTCCGCACACTTCGTTGAAACTCTGACGGCAGAAGCAGTTCCCGAATCTCGTTGGAAACTGCTTCGCGTATCGGTTCCGTCCACCTACGACTCGTTCCAAATATTCCTTCAGTCCAATTTAGCATTAGTCTGCGCGTAACTCCGTGATCTCGTACATGCAGAGGTTCTGAGGTAATTATATCTTTGATAATGTCGCAATTGTCTAGCTTAACCAAAGGTGTAGTGGTTTTGCAATGGTCGACGTATGCACCATTACAGAACTCTTCATGGGTCCGTCGCGCAGCACCAAACTGCCCGTAGTAGGTGCGTTTCGTTGTTGGATCCTTTGTGGCACGGGTCTTGCATTTAATGCACCCGTAACGAGCGTTAAATGATTTAACACCTGCAATGTGATATACAGCCATGAATAATCGTTGCGAAAGTAGAAGCTAACTATTCGTACCTTTGATGTAAGCTCGAGCTGGTGTATCTGCTATCATGGCCCGGAACCATATTTTATATGGGCGACCGTTTATCAGTAGTCCATTGGCTTGCAAGTAGTTTAGTTCCGTGACAAATGGTTGCAAGTAACCTTGAAGGCTTCCCGGCTTACTTTCCCCACAAAAAATTGCCACCGTCATTACCGGTACATTTGGCATGTCATGAATTCTCATCAGGATGGGCCAAAACTGAGTTAAACCACTTCTGTGAAGTGGTAGCCCATCCACAAAGAAAATTAGCTCCATTTCATTGACGTCCGGTGTCACAAGTCTAAAACAGCGAAGAAACCGGATTAATGTAATATGAACTGAACAAATGTGCCATTTGAGGGATCATCGTACCAGTCGCTTGTGCTACAACAATTATAATTACCTAAAGTACGATTTAAGGCTGCTAGCAATCCCCTGATACCATAATTGACCACCCGAGATAGTAGAGACCAGACTCCGTGTGGTATTCGCTGAGGGAGTCTCTAAAAAAGTTCTTGCATCCCTCGGCAGCTCAGGATGGTTGTGTTTGCGAAGCAAATCTAGCAACACATTTGTGCGGCGATGCGAAATGTTGGCCTCCAACACCCATACGCGAAGAGCATCCTTGAAGGACAAATCGTCGGTAAGGAAAGGTTGGTCACCTTCGTCATCTCCATCGTCAAATTC contains:
- the LOC120893948 gene encoding uncharacterized protein LOC120893948, yielding MELIFFVDGLPLHRSGLTQFWPILMRIHDMPNVPVMTVAIFCGESKPGSLQGYLQPFVTELNYLQANGLLINGRPYKIWFRAMIADTPARAYIKGVKSFNARYGCIKCKTRATKDPTTKRTYYGQFGAARRTHEEFCNGAYVDHCKTTTPLVKLDNCDIIKDIITSEPLHVRDHGVTRRLMLNWTEGIFGTSRRWTEPIREAVSNEIRELLLPSEFQRSVRSLKYLRFWKGLEYNYFLHNISLIVLKGRISDVEYNHFMLYFCGMTLFSSAEYEDDWPMADQMLRKFVFDFATVYGVTFLSSNVHYLLHVYEDVVRFGPLHNISAYKFESHLQEPKNLLRNGRNCLAQAVNRLTELQHINYARPSNEPSFPYIVNKGNDVTAYVMANCTLKNDKKNCWFMLKNKNIGMYSTASREQGSIVVHCHLFSETSEQFDYPCSSYIMNIRRANMLHLDLSSLVRIPIEEVKFKLVAVKTKTVEIYMFVPVPHSMA